In the genome of Dickeya fangzhongdai, one region contains:
- a CDS encoding adenylosuccinate synthase gives MGKNVVVLGTQWGDEGKGKVVDLLTERAKYVVRYQGGHNAGHTLVINGEKTVLHLIPSGILRENVISIIGNGVVLAPDALLKEMTALEARGVPVRERLLLSEACPLILPYHVALDNAREKARGAKAIGTTGRGIGPAYEDKVARRGLRVGDLFDRENFAVKLKEIMEYHNFQLVHYYKADAVDYQKTLDDVLAVADILTAMVVDVSDLLHKAHQRGDLVMFEGAQGTLLDIDHGTYPYVTSSNTTAGGVATGSGLGPRYVDYVLGIVKAYSTRVGAGPFPTELFDDVGEHLSQKGNEFGATTGRRRRTGWLDAVAVRRAVQINSLSGFCLTKLDVLDGLKEVKICVGYRMPDGSEVDVTPLAAEGWEGIEPIYETLPGWSESTFGVKEYSKLPQAALNYIKRIEEVTGVPVDIISTGPDREETMILRDPFDA, from the coding sequence ATGGGTAAGAACGTTGTCGTACTGGGCACCCAATGGGGTGACGAAGGTAAAGGCAAGGTCGTAGACCTGCTGACTGAACGGGCCAAATATGTTGTGCGCTACCAGGGTGGTCACAATGCTGGTCACACGCTGGTTATCAACGGTGAAAAAACCGTTCTCCATTTAATTCCCTCAGGTATTCTGCGCGAAAATGTCATCAGCATCATCGGTAACGGTGTGGTGCTGGCGCCGGATGCGCTTCTGAAAGAAATGACCGCACTCGAAGCACGTGGCGTGCCGGTGCGTGAGCGTCTGTTGCTTTCCGAAGCCTGCCCGCTGATTCTGCCGTACCATGTCGCGCTGGATAATGCCCGTGAAAAAGCGCGCGGCGCTAAAGCGATCGGCACCACCGGTCGTGGTATCGGCCCTGCGTATGAAGACAAGGTTGCGCGTCGCGGTTTGCGCGTCGGCGATCTGTTTGACCGGGAAAACTTTGCCGTCAAGCTGAAAGAAATTATGGAATACCATAACTTCCAGCTGGTGCATTACTACAAAGCAGATGCGGTGGATTACCAGAAAACGCTGGACGACGTGTTGGCGGTTGCCGACATCCTGACCGCGATGGTCGTGGATGTTTCCGATCTGCTGCACAAAGCGCATCAGCGTGGCGATCTGGTGATGTTCGAAGGCGCGCAGGGCACGCTGCTGGACATCGACCACGGTACTTATCCGTATGTAACCTCTTCCAACACCACCGCCGGCGGTGTAGCGACCGGTTCCGGTCTGGGGCCGCGTTATGTGGATTACGTGCTGGGTATCGTTAAAGCCTATTCGACCCGCGTTGGCGCTGGTCCGTTCCCGACCGAGCTGTTCGATGACGTTGGCGAGCACCTGTCGCAGAAGGGCAACGAGTTTGGCGCAACGACTGGCCGTCGCCGTCGTACCGGCTGGCTGGATGCGGTCGCGGTGCGCCGCGCGGTGCAGATTAACTCTCTGTCCGGTTTCTGCCTGACCAAGCTGGATGTTCTGGATGGCTTGAAAGAAGTGAAAATCTGCGTCGGCTACCGTATGCCGGATGGCAGCGAGGTGGATGTGACCCCGCTGGCTGCTGAAGGCTGGGAAGGCATTGAGCCGATTTATGAAACGCTGCCGGGTTGGTCTGAAAGCACCTTTGGCGTGAAAGAGTACAGCAAATTGCCGCAGGCTGCGCTGAACTACATTAAACGCATCGAAGAAGTGACCGGTGTGCCGGTGGATATCATTTCCACAGGCCCGGACCGTGAAGAAACCATGATTCTGCGCGATCCTTTCGACGCGTAA
- a CDS encoding DUF2065 domain-containing protein — translation MNVSIWLALGLVLIMEGLGPLLFPRIWRRMILTMAQLPDNVLRRFGGGIVVAGCVIYYMLRSRAGG, via the coding sequence ATGAATGTGAGCATCTGGCTGGCGCTGGGGTTGGTGCTAATCATGGAAGGGTTGGGGCCGTTGCTGTTTCCACGTATCTGGCGGCGGATGATCCTGACCATGGCACAACTGCCCGATAATGTTTTGCGCCGGTTTGGCGGGGGTATTGTGGTCGCCGGCTGTGTGATCTACTACATGTTGCGTAGTCGGGCAGGCGGCTGA
- the hflC gene encoding protease modulator HflC — translation MRKSVLFILVLLLLVVYASLFVVQEGQRGIVMRFGKVLRDNENKPLVYLPGLHVKIPFLESVKMLDARIQTMENQADRFITKEQKDLIVDSYIKWRISDFSRYYLATGGGDVSQAEVLLKRKFSDRLRSEIGRLDVKGIVTDSRGQLMSDVREALNAGTGETTEADNAIASAAARVERETSSGGPRINPNSMAALGIEVIDVRIKQINLPTEVSDAIYQRMRAEREAVARRHRSQGQEQAEKIKAAADYEVTRTLAEAERQGRILRGEGDADAAKLFAGAFSQDPAFYGFIRSLRAYENSFNSTNQDVLVLSPDSDFFRYMKSPEKSLSTR, via the coding sequence ATGCGTAAGTCAGTCCTCTTTATTCTTGTCCTGTTACTGCTGGTGGTCTATGCCTCGCTGTTTGTGGTGCAGGAAGGTCAGCGCGGTATCGTGATGCGCTTTGGCAAAGTCCTGCGCGACAACGAAAACAAGCCGCTGGTGTATTTGCCCGGTCTGCATGTGAAGATTCCGTTCCTTGAGTCGGTAAAAATGCTGGATGCCCGCATCCAGACCATGGAAAACCAGGCCGATCGCTTCATTACCAAAGAGCAGAAAGACCTGATTGTCGATTCTTATATCAAATGGCGTATCAGCGATTTCAGCCGTTATTACCTGGCTACCGGCGGTGGCGATGTGTCTCAGGCGGAAGTCCTGCTGAAACGTAAGTTCAGCGACCGTCTGCGTTCCGAGATCGGTCGTCTGGATGTGAAAGGCATCGTGACCGATTCCCGCGGCCAGTTGATGTCCGATGTGCGTGAGGCGCTGAACGCCGGTACCGGCGAGACTACGGAAGCGGATAACGCCATTGCCTCGGCGGCGGCGCGTGTGGAACGCGAGACTTCCAGCGGTGGTCCGCGGATCAACCCTAACAGTATGGCGGCGCTCGGGATCGAGGTGATCGACGTGCGTATCAAGCAGATCAACCTGCCAACCGAAGTATCGGACGCGATCTACCAGCGTATGCGCGCCGAGCGTGAAGCGGTTGCTCGCCGTCATCGCTCTCAGGGTCAGGAGCAGGCCGAGAAAATCAAGGCGGCGGCCGATTATGAGGTCACTCGTACGCTGGCGGAAGCTGAGCGTCAGGGTCGAATCCTGCGCGGTGAAGGGGATGCCGACGCGGCTAAACTGTTCGCCGGCGCGTTTAGTCAGGATCCGGCTTTTTATGGTTTTATTCGTAGCCTGCGAGCCTATGAGAATAGCTTTAACAGCACCAATCAGGATGTGCTGGTGCTGAGTCCCGACAGTGATTTCTTCCGTTATATGAAATCGCCCGAGAAAAGCCTCTCTACTCGTTAA
- the hflK gene encoding FtsH protease activity modulator HflK: MAWNQPGNNGQDRDPWGSSNNNSGNSGGNNKGGRDQGPPDLDDIFRKLSKKLGELGGKSSGSGTGSQGGGGNGGRILGLVVAAAVVVWGVSGFYTIKEAERGVVTRFGKFSHLVGPGLNWKPTFVDSVRAVNVESVRELATSGVMLTSDENVVRVEMNVQYRVTQPDKYLFSVTNADDSLRQATDSALRGVIGKYTMDKILTEGRTIVRTDTQRVLEETVRPYDMGITLLDVNFQTARPPEEVKAAFDDAIAARENEQQYIREAEAYANEVQPRANGQAQRILEESRAYKDRTVLEAQGEVSRFSRLLPEYKAAPEITRERLYIETMERVLSHTNKVLVSDKSNNLMVLPLDQIMRGQGGVSTSAPTSGNAANPAPLRLPSTSSNSSGVGYAPRSSGNNGNIMDQRRANAQRDENIRVGRE, translated from the coding sequence ATGGCGTGGAATCAGCCCGGTAACAACGGACAGGACCGCGACCCGTGGGGGAGCAGCAATAACAATAGCGGCAACTCTGGCGGAAACAATAAAGGTGGACGGGATCAGGGACCGCCTGACCTCGACGATATCTTCCGTAAGTTGAGCAAAAAGCTCGGCGAACTGGGTGGCAAGTCGTCTGGTTCCGGTACCGGTTCTCAGGGCGGCGGCGGTAACGGCGGCCGTATTCTGGGGCTGGTCGTGGCGGCTGCCGTGGTGGTCTGGGGCGTCAGCGGTTTCTATACCATCAAGGAAGCCGAGCGCGGCGTGGTCACCCGTTTTGGCAAATTCAGCCATCTGGTTGGTCCGGGCCTGAACTGGAAACCGACCTTTGTTGATTCGGTGCGTGCCGTAAACGTTGAGTCCGTTCGTGAACTGGCGACGTCCGGCGTTATGTTGACGTCTGACGAGAATGTGGTGCGGGTGGAGATGAACGTCCAGTACCGCGTCACCCAGCCGGACAAGTATCTGTTTAGCGTCACCAATGCCGATGACAGCCTGCGTCAGGCCACCGACAGCGCGCTGCGCGGGGTGATCGGCAAATACACCATGGATAAAATCCTGACCGAAGGGCGCACCATTGTGCGTACGGATACCCAGCGCGTGCTGGAAGAAACCGTGCGTCCTTATGATATGGGTATTACCCTGCTGGACGTGAACTTCCAGACCGCTCGTCCGCCGGAGGAAGTTAAAGCCGCGTTCGACGATGCGATCGCCGCTCGTGAAAACGAGCAGCAGTACATTCGTGAGGCGGAAGCTTACGCCAACGAAGTCCAGCCGCGCGCCAATGGTCAGGCGCAGCGTATTCTGGAGGAATCCCGCGCCTATAAAGACCGCACCGTGCTGGAGGCGCAGGGTGAAGTGTCCCGCTTCTCGCGTCTGTTGCCGGAGTATAAAGCCGCGCCGGAAATTACCCGCGAGCGTCTCTACATAGAGACGATGGAGCGCGTGCTGAGCCACACCAACAAGGTGCTGGTGAGCGACAAAAGCAACAATCTGATGGTCCTGCCGCTTGATCAAATTATGCGTGGTCAGGGGGGCGTTTCGACCAGTGCGCCGACGAGCGGCAACGCCGCCAATCCGGCGCCGTTGCGTCTGCCGTCAACCTCATCAAACAGTAGTGGTGTCGGCTATGCGCCGCGTTCTTCCGGCAACAACGGCAACATTATGGATCAACGCCGCGCCAACGCGCAGCGCGACGAGAACATTCGCGTAGGGAGAGAATAA
- the hflX gene encoding ribosome rescue GTPase HflX: MFDRYEAGEQAILVHIYFSQEKDTEDLLEFESLVSSAGIDALQVITGSRKAPHSKYFVGEGKAEEIAQAVKATGAFVVLFNHALTPAQERNLERLCECRVIDRTGLILDIFAQRARTHEGKLQVELAQLRHLATRLVRGWTHLERQKGGIGLRGPGETQLETDRRLLRNRISQILSRLERVEKQREQGRRARTRAEVPTVSLVGYTNAGKSTLFNRMTSADVYAADQLFATLDPTLRRINVDDVGDTVLADTVGFIRELPHDLVAAFKATLQETREATLLLHVVDASDARIDENIDAVNEVLAEIEADDIPFLLIMNKIDRLENIEPRIDRDEENRPIRVWLSAQTGEGIPLLFQALTERLSGEIAHYSLHLPPQAGRLRSRFYQLQAIEKEWIEEDGSVGLVVRMPIIDWRRLCKQEQKLQDYIV; encoded by the coding sequence TTGTTTGACCGTTATGAAGCCGGTGAACAGGCCATACTAGTTCATATTTACTTTTCGCAAGAGAAAGATACTGAGGATCTGCTGGAGTTTGAATCTCTGGTGTCTTCAGCCGGAATAGACGCGTTGCAGGTGATTACCGGCAGCCGTAAGGCGCCGCACTCCAAATATTTTGTCGGCGAAGGCAAGGCGGAGGAGATCGCGCAGGCGGTCAAAGCGACCGGCGCCTTTGTCGTGTTGTTCAATCATGCGTTGACGCCCGCGCAGGAGCGTAATCTGGAACGGCTGTGCGAATGCCGGGTTATCGACCGAACCGGGTTGATTCTGGATATCTTCGCTCAGCGCGCCCGCACCCATGAGGGTAAACTGCAGGTTGAGCTGGCGCAGTTGCGCCACCTGGCGACGCGTCTGGTGCGCGGCTGGACCCACCTTGAAAGACAGAAGGGCGGGATTGGTTTGCGCGGGCCGGGTGAAACCCAGTTGGAAACCGACCGGCGTTTGCTGCGTAATCGTATCAGTCAGATCTTGTCCCGCCTTGAAAGGGTGGAAAAGCAGCGTGAACAGGGGCGTCGGGCGCGAACCCGAGCCGAAGTGCCGACGGTTTCGCTGGTGGGGTACACCAACGCCGGGAAATCGACCCTGTTCAACCGCATGACATCGGCGGATGTGTATGCCGCCGACCAACTGTTTGCCACGCTGGATCCGACCTTGCGACGCATCAATGTGGATGACGTCGGGGATACCGTACTGGCGGATACCGTCGGCTTTATCCGTGAGTTGCCGCATGACCTGGTGGCGGCGTTTAAAGCGACGCTGCAGGAAACCCGGGAAGCGACCTTGTTGTTGCATGTGGTTGATGCTTCTGACGCTCGCATTGATGAAAACATTGATGCCGTGAATGAGGTATTGGCTGAAATCGAAGCGGACGATATTCCGTTTCTGCTGATCATGAACAAGATCGACCGGTTGGAAAACATTGAACCGCGTATCGACCGTGATGAAGAGAACCGACCGATCAGGGTATGGCTTTCTGCCCAGACCGGAGAAGGGATTCCATTATTATTCCAGGCGTTGACTGAACGGCTTTCCGGAGAAATTGCGCATTATTCTCTGCATCTTCCTCCGCAGGCCGGGCGTCTGCGAAGCCGTTTCTACCAGCTTCAGGCAATAGAAAAAGAATGGATTGAGGAAGACGGCAGCGTAGGGTTGGTGGTCAGAATGCCCATTATCGACTGGCGGCGCCTGTGCAAGCAGGAGCAGAAATTGCAGGATTATATTGTCTGA
- the hfq gene encoding RNA chaperone Hfq yields the protein MAKGQSLQDPFLNALRRERVPVSIYLVNGIKLQGQIESFDQFVILLKNTVSQMVYKHAISTVVPSRPVSHHSNNPGSNNYHANNQSAQQQPQQESDDAE from the coding sequence ATGGCTAAGGGGCAATCTTTGCAAGATCCGTTCTTGAACGCTTTGCGTCGTGAACGTGTTCCGGTTTCGATTTATTTGGTTAATGGCATCAAGCTGCAAGGCCAGATTGAGTCTTTCGATCAGTTTGTGATTCTGCTGAAAAACACGGTTAGTCAGATGGTGTACAAACACGCCATTTCTACGGTAGTTCCGTCTCGCCCGGTGTCGCATCATAGCAATAATCCCGGCTCAAATAACTACCATGCCAATAACCAGTCTGCGCAGCAACAGCCGCAGCAGGAAAGTGATGACGCTGAATAA
- the miaA gene encoding tRNA (adenosine(37)-N6)-dimethylallyltransferase MiaA — MNEFKTAQHPPAIFIMGPTASGKTALAMALREQLPVELISVDSALIYRGMDIGTAKPGPEELARAPHRLLDILDPAEAYSAADFRRDALQAMAEITAAGRIPLLVGGTMLYFKALLEGLSPLPSADAQVRREIEERARTEGWEALHRQLSAIDPVSAARIHPNDPQRLSRALEVFFVSGNTLTELTKTSGEALPYRVHQFAIAPATRELLHERIALRFRQMLESGFETEARALFARPDLNPALPSIRCVGYRQMWSYLSGEIDYDEMVYRGICATRQLAKRQMTWLRGWEEVCWLDSDQPGEALRKVIQVVSA, encoded by the coding sequence ATGAATGAGTTTAAAACGGCGCAGCATCCGCCTGCTATTTTTATCATGGGGCCGACGGCGTCCGGGAAAACCGCGCTGGCGATGGCATTGCGCGAGCAACTTCCCGTTGAGTTGATTAGCGTGGATTCGGCGCTGATTTATCGCGGTATGGATATCGGTACCGCCAAGCCTGGTCCGGAAGAGCTGGCGCGAGCCCCGCATCGCCTGCTTGATATCCTTGATCCGGCCGAGGCCTATTCCGCCGCGGATTTTCGGCGCGATGCGCTGCAAGCGATGGCGGAGATCACCGCCGCCGGGCGCATTCCGCTGCTGGTGGGCGGTACCATGCTGTATTTCAAGGCGCTGTTGGAAGGGTTGTCGCCGCTGCCGTCGGCGGATGCGCAGGTTCGGCGGGAAATCGAAGAACGCGCGCGGACCGAGGGATGGGAAGCGTTGCATCGTCAGTTGAGTGCCATCGATCCGGTGTCGGCGGCTCGGATTCATCCAAATGATCCGCAGAGACTGTCTCGGGCACTGGAAGTTTTTTTCGTTTCAGGTAACACTTTAACCGAGTTGACAAAGACATCCGGTGAAGCGTTGCCCTATCGTGTTCATCAGTTTGCGATTGCTCCGGCAACGCGCGAGTTGCTGCATGAACGGATAGCGTTGCGTTTCCGGCAGATGTTGGAATCAGGTTTTGAAACAGAGGCTCGGGCGCTGTTCGCCCGGCCGGATTTGAATCCTGCGTTGCCGTCAATCCGTTGTGTCGGATATCGCCAGATGTGGTCATATTTGTCGGGCGAGATCGATTACGATGAGATGGTGTATCGTGGCATCTGCGCCACCCGGCAGCTGGCGAAGCGCCAGATGACCTGGTTGCGTGGCTGGGAAGAAGTTTGCTGGCTTGACAGCGACCAGCCCGGAGAGGCGTTACGCAAGGTGATTCAGGTTGTTAGTGCATAG
- the mutL gene encoding DNA mismatch repair endonuclease MutL, which produces MPIQVLPPQLANQIAAGEVVERPASVVKELVENSLDAGATRIDIEIERGGAKLIRIRDNGCGIGKADLALALARHATSKIATLDDLEAIVSLGFRGEALASISSVSRLTLTSRTDAQAEAWQAYAEGREMAVTVKPAAHPVGTTLEVLDLFYNTPARRKFLRTEKTEFMHIDEVVRRIALARFDVAITLHHNGKLIRQYRAVSEPAQRERRLGSICGAAFLQHALAISWQHGDLKIHGWVADPAGSRQLPEMQYCYVNQRMMRDRLINHAIRQAYQDQLRDEQQPAYVLYLEVDPHQVDVNVHPAKHEVRFHQARLVHDFIYQAVITVLQQAASPGLTGVGDTQTPATTWQPENRTAAGENQFARPAEPTPETPRAVSSGSAGRHVESHHARERQPARTETAGYQKKQGELYQQLLHTESSRQQTVAREMSPVRDVPVAHDVTVKAAVVGEAPLESHALGLGRVLTVYPPSYALVEYQQGLALLSLTVAERYLRQAQLTPLDAGEGLRPQPLLIPQRLTLNPSELAVMQQQQPLLTRMGIEVELAPPRATLRAVPLPLRQQNLQNLISDLLGYLADSHDAKPDAVAAWIAGRLGSERENWTLAQAVQLLSDVERLCPLHVKTPPSELLYVMDIESAIRALKKHE; this is translated from the coding sequence ATGCCGATTCAGGTGCTGCCGCCCCAGTTGGCGAACCAGATCGCTGCCGGCGAGGTGGTGGAGCGGCCTGCTTCCGTCGTCAAGGAACTGGTTGAAAACAGCCTGGATGCCGGAGCGACGCGGATCGATATCGAAATCGAACGCGGCGGCGCGAAGCTGATTCGCATTCGGGATAACGGCTGTGGCATCGGTAAGGCGGATCTGGCGCTGGCGCTGGCTCGTCACGCCACCAGCAAGATCGCCACGCTTGACGATTTGGAAGCGATCGTCAGCCTGGGATTTCGCGGCGAAGCGCTGGCCAGTATCAGTTCGGTCTCTCGCCTGACGCTGACTTCCCGTACCGACGCACAGGCGGAAGCGTGGCAGGCCTACGCCGAAGGGCGAGAGATGGCGGTGACCGTCAAACCGGCGGCGCACCCGGTTGGCACGACGCTGGAAGTCCTTGATCTGTTTTACAACACCCCGGCCAGACGCAAGTTTCTGCGTACCGAAAAAACGGAATTCATGCACATCGATGAAGTGGTGCGCCGCATTGCGCTGGCGCGCTTCGATGTGGCGATCACGTTGCATCACAACGGTAAGCTGATCCGGCAATATCGCGCGGTGTCGGAGCCCGCCCAGCGCGAGAGGCGGCTTGGCAGCATCTGTGGCGCGGCGTTTCTGCAGCATGCGCTGGCGATCTCCTGGCAACATGGCGATCTGAAAATTCACGGCTGGGTGGCGGATCCGGCTGGATCGCGCCAGTTGCCGGAAATGCAATATTGCTACGTCAATCAGCGCATGATGCGTGACCGCTTAATCAATCATGCGATTCGTCAGGCGTATCAGGATCAGTTGCGCGATGAACAACAGCCGGCTTATGTGTTGTATCTGGAGGTCGACCCCCATCAGGTGGATGTCAATGTGCATCCGGCCAAGCATGAGGTTCGCTTCCATCAGGCCCGGCTGGTACACGACTTTATCTATCAGGCGGTGATAACGGTATTACAGCAGGCAGCATCGCCGGGGTTGACCGGCGTCGGCGATACGCAGACGCCGGCGACGACATGGCAGCCGGAAAACCGGACTGCCGCCGGTGAAAACCAGTTTGCCCGGCCGGCAGAACCAACGCCGGAGACGCCGAGAGCGGTATCGTCGGGTAGCGCGGGGCGTCACGTAGAGAGTCACCATGCTCGTGAGCGCCAGCCTGCCCGGACCGAGACGGCCGGTTATCAAAAGAAACAGGGCGAGCTGTACCAGCAGTTGCTGCATACTGAGTCATCGCGGCAGCAAACGGTCGCCCGAGAGATGTCGCCGGTCAGGGATGTGCCTGTGGCGCACGATGTGACGGTAAAGGCGGCGGTAGTTGGCGAAGCGCCGCTGGAGAGCCATGCGTTAGGGCTGGGGCGTGTGTTGACGGTGTATCCGCCCAGCTATGCGCTGGTGGAATATCAGCAAGGTCTGGCGTTGTTGTCGTTGACTGTGGCGGAACGTTACCTCAGGCAGGCGCAGTTGACGCCGTTGGACGCCGGCGAGGGATTACGACCGCAGCCGTTGCTGATTCCGCAACGGCTGACGCTGAACCCGTCCGAGCTGGCGGTCATGCAGCAGCAACAGCCGCTATTGACCCGTATGGGAATCGAGGTGGAACTGGCGCCGCCGCGCGCTACGCTGCGGGCGGTACCTTTACCATTGAGACAACAAAATTTACAAAACTTGATTTCTGACCTGCTAGGCTATCTTGCTGATTCTCATGACGCGAAGCCTGATGCGGTGGCGGCGTGGATAGCCGGGCGACTTGGCAGCGAGCGTGAAAACTGGACGCTTGCTCAGGCCGTACAGCTGTTGTCCGATGTAGAGCGTTTATGTCCTCTGCACGTGAAAACGCCGCCGTCAGAATTGTTATATGTGATGGATATTGAATCCGCCATCAGGGCGTTGAAGAAGCATGAATGA